Proteins encoded together in one Cellulomonas gilvus ATCC 13127 window:
- the moaC gene encoding cyclic pyranopterin monophosphate synthase MoaC codes for MSELTHLDARGHARMVDVTLKQPTVRSATATGLVRCGPAVVAVLRDGTAPKGDVLAVARIAGIAAAKRTPELLPLAHVIGVHGAVVDLDVIDEGVRITATVRTADRTGVEMEALTAVSVAALAVVDMVKGLDKSVRITDVQLEAKTGGKSGDWRRTDG; via the coding sequence ATGAGCGAGCTCACCCACCTCGACGCACGCGGCCACGCGCGCATGGTCGACGTCACGCTCAAGCAGCCGACCGTGCGCTCCGCGACCGCGACCGGGCTGGTCCGGTGCGGACCCGCGGTGGTCGCCGTGCTGCGGGACGGCACGGCCCCCAAAGGTGACGTGCTGGCCGTCGCGCGCATCGCGGGCATCGCCGCGGCCAAGCGGACCCCCGAGCTGCTGCCGCTCGCACACGTGATCGGGGTGCATGGCGCGGTCGTCGACCTGGACGTGATCGACGAGGGTGTGCGCATCACCGCGACCGTGCGCACCGCCGACCGGACGGGGGTCGAGATGGAGGCGCTCACGGCCGTGAGCGTCGCGGCGCTCGCGGTGGTGGACATGGTCAAGGGCCTCGACAAGTCCGTGCGCATCACCGACGTGCAGCTCGAGGCCAAGACGGGCGGCAAGTCGGGCGACTGGCGCCGCACCGACGGATGA